One Bosea sp. 685 DNA segment encodes these proteins:
- a CDS encoding FAD-dependent oxidoreductase, with protein MSSKSNHTEPDVVVIGGGVVGGAIALGLARSGARVTILDEGDAVPRASRGNFALVWVQSKGFGMPEYAMWSRRSADDWHGLADILGEETGIDVAHSQPGGFMLCLSQDELGKRVDAMHRLHNQTTLTDFPYEVLGHAETKRRLPDIGKDVVGAIYSPLDGHVNSLKLFRALREATTRRGVDYRPNCPVESITPRDGGFRINGSWGEIATAKVVLAAGLGNARLAPMVGLDAPVKPSKGQIIVTEKTAPFLHNPMVTVRQTDEGGVMIGDSQEDRGFDTVVGQPILSVMAERAVRMFPRLAGLNVVRTWSALRVMSPDGFPIYDLSRSCPGAFVVTCHSGVTLAANHVLTLAPAILSGVLPDAVASFSARRFHV; from the coding sequence GTGTCGTCCAAGAGCAATCACACGGAACCGGACGTCGTCGTCATCGGCGGCGGCGTGGTCGGCGGCGCGATCGCGCTGGGGCTCGCCCGCAGCGGCGCGCGCGTCACCATCCTCGACGAAGGCGACGCGGTGCCTCGGGCTTCGCGCGGCAATTTTGCACTGGTCTGGGTGCAGTCGAAAGGCTTCGGCATGCCGGAATACGCGATGTGGTCGCGCCGTTCGGCCGATGACTGGCACGGGCTTGCCGACATCCTCGGTGAAGAGACCGGTATCGACGTCGCCCACAGCCAACCCGGCGGCTTCATGCTCTGCCTGTCACAGGACGAACTCGGGAAGCGCGTCGATGCGATGCATCGCCTGCACAACCAGACGACGCTGACCGATTTCCCCTATGAAGTCCTCGGCCACGCCGAGACGAAACGGCGTCTGCCCGATATCGGCAAGGACGTGGTCGGCGCGATCTATTCCCCGCTCGACGGCCATGTGAACTCGCTCAAGCTGTTCCGGGCGCTGCGCGAGGCGACGACGCGTCGCGGCGTCGATTACCGGCCGAACTGCCCGGTCGAGAGCATCACGCCCCGCGACGGCGGCTTCCGCATCAATGGCTCCTGGGGTGAGATCGCCACGGCCAAGGTCGTGCTCGCAGCCGGGCTCGGCAATGCCCGGCTCGCGCCGATGGTCGGCCTCGACGCGCCGGTGAAGCCGAGCAAGGGCCAGATCATCGTCACCGAGAAGACCGCGCCCTTCCTGCACAATCCGATGGTGACGGTCCGCCAGACCGATGAGGGCGGCGTCATGATCGGCGACAGCCAGGAGGATCGCGGCTTCGACACGGTCGTCGGCCAGCCGATTCTCTCGGTCATGGCCGAGCGCGCGGTCAGGATGTTCCCGCGCCTCGCCGGGCTCAACGTGGTGAGGACCTGGTCGGCGCTGCGCGTGATGAGCCCTGACGGCTTCCCGATCTACGACCTGTCCCGAAGCTGCCCTGGCGCCTTCGTCGTCACCTGCCATTCCGGCGTGACGCTGGCTGCCAACCATGTCCTGACGCTCGCCCCCGCCATTCTCTCCGGCGTGCTGCCGGACGCGGTCGCGAGCTTTTCCGCACGGAGGTTCCATGTTTAG
- a CDS encoding (2Fe-2S)-binding protein, with translation MFRPMSDAKSAATLSFSFDGRPLIGRDGDTVAASLLANGVDVCRETPVSGAPRAPYCLMGVCFECLVVIDGVGNRQGCMVPLRDGMTIETQHGRRQPEEMQG, from the coding sequence ATGTTTAGGCCCATGTCTGACGCCAAGAGCGCCGCCACGCTCAGCTTCAGCTTCGACGGCCGCCCGCTGATTGGGCGCGACGGTGACACGGTCGCAGCCTCCCTGCTGGCGAACGGCGTCGATGTCTGCCGCGAAACCCCTGTCTCAGGCGCGCCGCGCGCGCCCTATTGCCTGATGGGCGTCTGCTTCGAATGCCTCGTGGTCATCGACGGCGTCGGCAACCGGCAAGGCTGCATGGTGCCGCTGCGCGACGGCATGACCATTGAAACCCAGCATGGCCGGCGTCAGCCCGAGGAAATGCAAGGATGA
- a CDS encoding FAD-dependent oxidoreductase codes for MKPLTEIGQLAEHYDLAVVGAGPAGLSAAARASELGLAVLLVDENPEPGGQIYRSITTTPVTDRAVLGVDYWRGADLVARLKRSAAAYAARCTVWSIAPDVESDGASFEIGLSLDGRARLITAGQVILATGAQERPFPIPGWTLPGVMTAGAAQIALKSSAIVPKGRTVIAGCGPLLYLLAGQLAAAGAEIVAVLDTTPRRNWPAALGALPDFLRSPYLAKGLKLMAKARRSLRFLGGVTSLAVEGSGRLSTIRFERGGASESIACDTLLLHQGVIPSVNLSNAAGCAHEFDTVQHCWVPQLDDWFASSVPGIAIAGDGAGIGGAESAALRGEIAALDSARRLGRITIAERDNHAAPIRTALGRTLRGRRFLDLLYKPATQFLAPIVDDTIICRCEEVTAGQVRDAAKRLGVTGPNQMKAFLRCGMGPCQGRLCGPTVVELIAETRGTTPAEVGYYRLRPPVKPVTLAELASLPQSEAAVKAVVR; via the coding sequence ATGAAGCCCCTCACCGAAATCGGCCAGCTCGCCGAGCATTACGACCTCGCCGTCGTCGGCGCCGGCCCCGCCGGCCTCTCGGCCGCGGCACGCGCGAGCGAGCTCGGCCTTGCCGTGCTGCTCGTCGACGAGAACCCTGAGCCGGGCGGCCAGATCTACCGGTCGATCACGACGACGCCGGTCACCGACCGCGCCGTGCTCGGCGTGGATTACTGGCGCGGTGCGGACCTCGTCGCCCGCCTCAAACGTTCGGCTGCCGCCTATGCCGCGCGCTGCACCGTCTGGTCGATTGCTCCCGACGTCGAGTCGGATGGAGCATCCTTCGAAATCGGCCTTTCGCTCGACGGCCGCGCTCGGCTGATCACCGCCGGGCAGGTCATCCTGGCAACCGGCGCGCAGGAGCGGCCCTTCCCGATCCCGGGCTGGACCTTGCCCGGCGTGATGACGGCCGGCGCGGCGCAGATCGCGCTGAAGAGTTCGGCGATCGTCCCCAAGGGCCGCACCGTGATCGCCGGCTGCGGGCCGCTGCTCTATCTCCTGGCGGGTCAGCTAGCCGCCGCCGGCGCCGAGATCGTCGCCGTCCTCGACACCACGCCCCGGCGCAACTGGCCAGCCGCGCTTGGCGCGCTGCCCGACTTCCTGCGCTCGCCCTATCTCGCCAAGGGGCTAAAGCTGATGGCCAAGGCGCGCCGCAGCCTGCGCTTCCTCGGGGGCGTCACCAGCCTCGCAGTCGAAGGCTCGGGCCGGCTCTCCACCATCCGCTTCGAGCGCGGCGGCGCCTCGGAGAGCATCGCCTGCGACACGCTCCTGCTGCATCAGGGCGTCATCCCGAGCGTCAACCTCTCCAATGCCGCCGGCTGCGCGCATGAGTTCGACACGGTCCAGCATTGCTGGGTGCCACAGCTCGACGATTGGTTCGCCTCATCCGTGCCAGGTATCGCGATCGCCGGCGACGGCGCCGGCATCGGCGGGGCCGAGAGTGCGGCGCTGCGTGGCGAGATCGCGGCGCTCGACTCGGCCAGGCGGCTTGGCCGCATCACCATCGCGGAGCGCGACAATCACGCCGCTCCGATCCGCACGGCGCTCGGGCGCACGCTGCGCGGCCGCCGCTTTCTCGACCTGCTCTACAAGCCGGCCACGCAATTCCTCGCACCAATCGTGGACGACACCATCATCTGCCGCTGCGAGGAGGTCACTGCCGGGCAGGTGCGCGATGCCGCCAAACGGCTTGGCGTCACCGGGCCCAACCAGATGAAGGCTTTTTTGCGCTGCGGCATGGGTCCTTGCCAAGGGCGGCTTTGCGGGCCGACCGTGGTCGAGCTGATCGCTGAGACGCGCGGCACGACACCCGCCGAGGTCGGCTATTACCGCCTGCGCCCGCCGGTGAAGCCGGTGACGCTGGCCGAGCTCGCCTCGTTGCCGCAGAGCGAGGCGGCCGTCAAAGCGGTGGTCCGGTGA